The Pyrus communis chromosome 5, drPyrComm1.1, whole genome shotgun sequence region TCCACAAAATTCATGGTTCTATGGCCCTCAAGTAACAACTGCATCGGAAAATTACATGGCAGATAATTGGAATTATCGAGCTTCAAGGTCATAGAAGTCGAAATTGATGAAATCAGAGAGGTAATTGGAGACTGTACAATCTATAATTGAGAAGCAGTCACCATTGTGATACCAAAACTTCAAATTCAACTCAGAAAATGAACTAACACAGCAATTACATTTGAGTTATATACTTGATTATGTTAAATGTTAGGAAATGGTTTTACTTTCATTAAGTTTCAGTAACTAACACAACAATTACATTTGAGTTATATACTTGATTATGTTAGCTTACAAGAGAAGCTAACATTCTAACAACTTATAACTAACTTCCTAATCTATTGACACTTGTCTTCATCACAACCTTACATTCATTTACTCCTAACATGCTATCCTATTTAATCGCCATTTTCGTTGCGGAAAAACCCTAGTACTTGCTTAGCAAGATATTGGAGATGGTTCTTGCTAGTACTAGTTTCGACGCGCTTTTGGTGATTGTCGTGTGGACAATGGTGACATTGTTTTAAAGATTTGCATTATTTTGATGAACGGTATTTGTCGTTATTGCCTGGAACTCGAGATAGATTGGCTAGATGGTACGTAATTTCTACCTGAACCTATAACGATAATTGTTTTGTAGCTGCCATATCCATGCTTCTGCTTATTGATGTTttgttcaaagttcaaacacaTTGATTTGATATGCATTTTATTTGAGATGTTTTGGGAAATTTGAAGCGTTGTTCCTTCTTCAAATGTACGTCCAAATCCCAAGTCCTAGTGTGTTGCGATCCATTACTTATCTAACTCTTTACTTATGAAGAACAACTTACATGGAACGAATTCCCTACCATTATAGCATCTTGGACTATTCAAGAACAATGTTGAGACATTTAGGGAATAAGTGTCCGAGCATAATCCATAATTTCGTTATTTATGAATAGACGCAAAGACCACATCAGGAAGTAGCTCTCCAATTCTTCGGAACATGACTTGAGATTAAGAGTTGCAATGATCCTTTCCTGCATCAAGTTGTTACATTGGACGTTTTTAAAAGTTCATACGATAGGAGAGGAATAATGGGAATGTAGGGTGGGAGCATATATAATTACCTGCATCATATAGTCTTGCTTGACAATACTGTAAATGACCCCCATCACAACAGCATAATGAGTAGCTCCATGTCTTTTGGGATGGGAGGACGTGATTCCCACCTATAGAGTCAGGTGTCAGTAGTCTGATGTGTTGAAAATTATCAACCATAAGCAATCAGAATTTTGTGCTGTTGTAAGATTTTTTTCAGAGAAATATACAGATCTGAACTAGGACTGAATACTTGTGAGTAATGAAAACAACGACGAAGAGATTGCCAAACATCACACCACTATTCTGGAAGCAAAGTCTAtgattaataaattttaaactGTAGAGTTTTCAATTTTGTAGTGAATGACGACTTAAGCATGGCCCAAAATATTATATGTCAAGCATTTCAGTCCTAGTTCGACAGTCACAGAGTaatcaaatttcacaaattccATAAAAAATGCATCCCACTTTTCAGTTTGTACATTTACACCTAACACCCACCATTCGGTTCGGGTTTTTGCTAAAACctgaaccaaaccgaaattatTGTTCAGTTCAGTTTTTAAGGGTAAAATCAAGGAAGGAGTTAATTTgggatgtgtgaatataatctttgaagaaaaaaattcaacaatccCCTACATATTTGATACTCTCTCCTAGGGGTGGGTTCAGTACAGTTACTGTACCAAAACACTCATACCAATTACTataccaaattttttatttaacaaaattgATTACCATTACCGTACCAAACTTTCGGTATACCAAAGTTCAGTATTGTCAAATAGTTCAGTTGACATGGTATGACAATGGTAATTGCCACTTTCTTTTGGgacaaaatctgtttttgttttttttaacacaatTCAAGtgcaaaacttttttttattttatttttatttttttttggtacctTTATCTCATACATTGTAGCCTAAATTCATCTGTTATTCATCATTCACAATTCACATGCacaataattcaaatgatgcattAAGATTTATGATGAAAATTAAGTTTACAATCCAAGTAGAAGTTACTAACCAAAACAAATAGAAGTTAAAGTTTCTaaccaaatgaaaattggaactaaacttcaaaaagtaaaattcatTGATCAATTCTTCAAGTTTGAGATGTCGAAGCTTTTGGAGGAGGTATTGAACTTGTAGGAGATTAAGTTTGTGTCAAGCCTAcattacaaacaaagaaaacatattagTAGCAAGAAGcattaaaattgaaaaccttttAATAACACTTTACTGAAAAAGTTAAAGCATATCTTACTTGTTTCCACTCATTCCATTTCCTTGTAAAATTAAAGCATATATTCCATTGGTTCCTTGTAAAAGTTTACTTCATCTGCCCTAAGCCAATCACTAGTACACACTAGTGCCTCTACCATTTTAGGAGTCAAGAATCCCTAAAAGGGTCCACAAACCTCCTCCTTACGCTAAATGTATTTTCACTAGCAATAGTAGAAGTGAGGATTGCGAAGATATCTTTGGCTATTTATGAAAGAATTGAGAAcagttttgtgtttgatttccaCCAACTCAAAAGATCAAAGTCACCAACAACAATGCTAATATAAAtagggttttattttatatttttggtatgGTACGGTAATACCGTGGTAATGGTATCGATTACCAATAACGTACCATAAAATTTCAGTACGGTACAATACCGTACCATTACCGATTGTCACAAAATCGATATGGTACGGTTGACACGACAATTTGGCAAAAAAATCCACCCCTACCCTCTCCTACAGAATAAACTCGCAATACCGACTCCATTTGTAATTCCATCAATTACTCgtctaataaaaaaatgagttAGTTCAGCCAATCTTCTTATACCTTAAGTTGAAAATGGTACATAAAAAccatctattttttctttttctgagtTTCCAAATGTGTTATTGGATTCCAGACTGGGTTTTGGGCTGATGCTTGTTTCTTATTTACTCTTTCTATTTGGACCCTCTTGAATTTAAAATGCATtctcattgaaaaaaaaaaaaaaaaaaagacaaaaacactttcaggaagaataaaaaaaaaaaaaaaaaaaaaaaaaaaaaaaaaaaagaaagaaagaaagaaaaataactcCTGAAAAGAAAGCAACCTTGTAGCTgttaaaatcaatataaaaatgGCGCCAAACGCTTTACGACTACGAGGTTCAACGGCTCTTCGTAGTTAACGTTAACGTCCGGACCGAAGGTGGCGGCTTAGCCTCGTAATCTCCCAAGGTCAAACAGTGAAAGCTACCCTTTACGACATCGTATAACCAAACTATCCGCCCAAACAAACCGCGTAAAATTCCACAGACGGAAAACGTTTATTcgctctcctcctcctccatttaACGTAGCCAACCAGGCAAGCAtctttcctcttcctctctcgTTCTCTGTGCCTGAAATTCCTTCAAAACCTGAGCTTcaattctttctcttttttttccggAAAATTTGTAAGGTACTGTTTTCTCAGAAACTTTTGAATTTATATACTTTTTACGgatttaatatatgaaatttgtaTGTCTGTTTGTGATGTATCGTTCGAATTAGGTCACTTCGATATGCATTTTAAGTGTAAATCGATATTATAAAGGATGTGGTGTGTTAGATAGCTTTTACACGTATTGGATCTTTAAAATTTGGGTATATCGTCgaatttttgtataattttatcAATCTAtggaaatttaattaaaaattaactgtaaatcttagttttaattaaggTTTAATGGGTTACTTTGATCAGGTCCAAGAATTCAAGAATTTGAGCTGTTGTTGGATTTAGTCCAGTTTTTCtatatttcaattttagttaaatttcttgatttatgcatgtttagtcaaatttttaatttgaatatttaaatataaaaatttaaccactttcatgaaaaataattaaaagaaaatttatatgtCATCATATATGATACCTATATCATAAGTTGATAAAATACATTTAACCTATAAATGAGATATGTACAAAGATGAATAAAAAGTTGATAAAAACGAGATATACATGATACCTATATATGCATTATAAATGCATACTAGTATATATGCTGATATAtcttcatcaaaaaaaaaaatatatatatatatatatatatatatatctataagACTACAACATAGATTAGTTAACACATATAATCTGTGATGgagtagaagaaaaaaatgagataAGAATTAGGTGCAAGAAAAAGGGGaaacaatatttaattattatatttaatcCTAACTTTAAGTAAAAGATAAACTATAAATAAAGAATGACATTTATCacaattttttataataaaaagaaattgatgTGGATGATCAGTAAAGGGGCCTAACTCAACAAAATAGACAAAACCTAATACTGACTCACAAAATTGGAGCTAAATTAAGTTACTCATGATTTTTAATTGTCCCTTCCGCGTGCAAAAGAATCATTTAACTAGTCCTAATTCAAAATTAGTATCGAATTCGCAGGGAAGTGTCTACAAATTGTAGTTCTATAACGTTATTATTTGCATGTGTGCATTTGATATAAATTGTGTTTAATTACTTAGGTTGCTTCAATTTTAATGTGTTGCAACGGTCATAGTTCGTTATATAGTTTGACGGTTCCTTTTTGTTACTTACTGCAGTTTATTGAGGTTCCTTTTGTTCCCAATCTGTTTGATCCAAATTGTGAGAGGCTACCGTAGTAGTACACATAGCTGATTGCTTTTTGCATGCGTTTCTGTTGATTGGATGAATAAAAAGCGGCATTTTGCGATATTCACCACTGCAAGCCTTCCATGGATGACCGGCACTGCTGTCAACCCTCTATTTCGTGCAGCCTATCTTGCAAAAGATGGGGAGAGACTTGTCTCTTTGGTCATCCCTTGGTTATCGTTGAAAGATCAAAAACTAGTATATCCCAACAACATCACATTCAGCAGACCTACGGAGCAGGAGGCTTATGTCCGTCGCTGGCTTGACGAGAGGATTGGATTTAAATCTGATTTTAGTATACTTTTTTATCCTGCAAAGGTACATACACCTGCAGATTTAATACAATTACCACTGTACACACAAACCAGTTTACTTGCTAGTCAAGGGTTTCATTATATCAAAGGGAATAGCTCTATATGCCTTTCAAGGGTAGGATGCGTAGAGTgtcatttatttaatttccgTTTTGGGTCTTTCCTGTTCTGTTCAGCCCAATAAATTCTGAATTTAACAACTTTTAGCCTATCTGTTGATGGAAGCCCGTGGCGTGAGTCCACCTGGTGGACATCCAGGTTGAGCCATCTACCCCTGTGCCCTATCCAATATTCTCATTTTTTCTTCCCTTCGTACCTTCAAGGATGTGTGCTGTTTTTGTTTCCATTCCTTGTGTAGTAGTACCAACTTGTTACGTCAATTCTGTTGCAGTTTTCCTTAGATAAAAGGAGCATCCTTGCTGCTGGAGATATTTCAGAAGTAGTCCCTGACGAAAATGCAGATGTTGCCATCCTTGAGGAGCCTGAGCACCTTACATGGTTTCATCATGGGAAGAGATGGAAGATTAAATTCCGGCTGGTTGTAGGAATCATCCACACCAATTATTTGGAATATGTGAGAAGGGAGAGGAATGGAAGAATGCAAGCATTTCTTCTTAAATATCTAAATAATTGGGTTGTCGGAATATATTGTCACAAGGTACATCTTGATAAATATTAGATTTCTGGTAATATATCTTTTGCTTTCCATCACTTATTTTATGTAGCCTCTTCTAGCTTTTGCATTAGACTTGGTGAAATATGCTCTTCGAGTTGTTACTGTATGACAACAAAGCTGTACTGGTAGTTTGTTGGATACTTTTGATAACTCTTCTTATGATTGACGATGATGAAGTTTGAGAGAGATGAATGCGGATATCATTGTCATCGTCTTGCTATACCTGCTAACCAGATCTCAACTATGACGTATTGTAGGTAATCCGGTTATCTGCCGCCACCCAGGATTATCCTAAATCCATTGTTTGCAATGTTCACGGAGTCAACCCAAAATTTCTGGAGATCGGCAAGAAAAAGCTAGAGCAACAACGAAATGGAGTCCAGGCCTTCACCAAAGGTGCCTATTACATTGGGAAGATGGTATGGAGCAAAGGCTATAAGGAGCTACTCAAGCTTCTTCAGGATCATCAAAAGGAATTAACTGGACTTGAAGTTGATTTATATGGAAACGGGGAGGACTCTGATCAAGTTCAGGAAGCTGCCAAAAGATTGGAACTGGCCGTTCGAGTCCACCCTGGTTGTGACCATGCTGATCTTCAATTTCACGAGTAAGCTTCTACGTATCTGTCCAGCTTCATCAtaagatcaaattcattttgTCCAAATTTTTAATGACATTCACTAATTGTCCAACATCGCATTATACCACCAATGTTTTGATGATACACTGATTTCTGTTTATACCAAGTACTCTAGTTTTCCGGGGGTTGAAAATTCAATTAGTCTCTATCAAGGGTTGGTCAAGGGTAGTATTATTACCAATTTGAACGTTTCTCCTTCCAAATATACCTCTATTCATTTCAGATTTTCTTTCATAGAGATGATCGGCCTGGTTGGATATTGACATATTATCCTGGTACTCTCTCAGTTATAAAGTATTCCTCAATCCAAGCACAACGGATGTGCTTTGCACAACAACGGCAGAAGCGTTGGCAATGGGTAAAATCGTTGTATGTGCCAATCACCCCTCAAATGAATTCTTCAAGCAGTTCCCGAATTGCCGCACATATGACAATGCTGATGGGTTTGTTAAGGTCACACAGCAGGCGCTTGCTGAAGAGCCTGCCCAGCTGACCGATGCACAGAGGCATAAGCTGTCATGGGAAGCTGCCACGGAAAGATTTCTACGGGTTGCTGAGCTAGACCAGGCATTTACAAGGAAACCGTCAAAAAGTAATTCGAAAAGATTTATGTCTACCTCATTAGGCCTTTGGAGTAGTGTGGAGGATGCATCGGCATATGTGCATCATGTGGCTTCTGGTTTTGAAACAACAAGAAAGATATTCGGTGCAATCCCGAAGAGTTTGCAACCAGATGAGGAACAATGTAAGGAGCTTGGGCTGGCCATACCTGCAGGTAAACGAGGTTCACGAAAATAATGTCGTCCTTTGTTTGCATGATAACATTATTCGGGACTCGGGAGTATCTTCATTATCAATTTCAGGACATGCTTGCTTGGCTACTGAGGTATCCAAATCAAAATGTGTAAATTGTTCCATTTTTCCTGCTACCTGAAGTTGAGAATTGGGTGGGAATCAAGGAATAATTTATACGAAAGACACGAGTCGAATAATGTTCATATACATTGTTGCCTGTAACAATGTGTTATATTGAGGGAGGgtaaatttgcatttgtaattaAAACTGCAATGTACATATACATTGTTGTGGATTACCATTTACGTTTAATACGTGTGATTACTTTGTATTTTCCACCGCGCTCAACTGTTTATGCATCAAAAGAAATGCAGGTATGTACTAGTGCTTCAATGAAAGGCAACGTCGGAACGTAAGTATGCTTCTGATGGTTTCAATTCGTTTAAACTGGCGGGTTTTACTCAAGATACAAAACTAAAGTGGACAAAAATCGCATAAACAACTACAAACCCCGCACCCCTTAAATTAAGCAGGTCTCAAGCCAAGCCTAACAAATTTAAAACGTCCATGTTACACGCGCTTACATTTGGGTTTTTATGACGACTGTTCTATATGTTTGAGGCAGCTGCTCACAATGTTTGTAACAGCTGCTTGACAGTACAAAATGCTTCAACAGTGGAACATAAGTGCAGTTCCACCTTTGCTAGGCCACCCTGGTCAATAGGCAACTCAATCCCCttaaatgaacagtaactgtttGTAATAAACACTAATTGCACAAGTGCATCTCTACTCCTAAACTAAATAGCCCACAcattttgtattaaaatatttttttattttattttataaaataataaaaggtaactttatttttaatttcggataataataaaagaatgactGAAAGTTTTTGAAAATCTTGAAATGTAGTGTAAAGTGAAAGAACATGGTTAgttatttatagaatttttttttttatatttttaattaattttttaatgatttttataatttttataatataaattgTTGATGACATCATCTTTGCATGACATAGCTCAGGCCCTCGACCAGTGGATTATTGCCTAACTTCTCCATTGGGCTCCCCTTGAGCCCAATTGCCCGAGCGAGCTAAAGTAGTTTTGGGAGGAAAAAGTGGATTGAGTTGCCTGCAATTAGCaatggtggagttgctctaacaGATGCTTGAGTTTAGTAGGGACCTTAGTTGACATGATTTGTTTTCATGCAACAACTTGGTGCATATTTACTTATCATGAAAATGAATGGAGATATGAAGAATTGAGGAGGCAGTCTCCTCTCCTCACTACAGCACAACACCTCTTTCTTATACTTttattcttcttccttttgaacttaaaataaaaatacaatgcCCGAGCTAATCCTTTATGATTTATCTTAGCCTGGACTCAATTTTTGGAAGCTTATTTATTATGACCCCAGTTATAAAACTACAACTTTAGCTCCaccattgaaaaaaaatttcagtgaGCCGAAAACACGATAGGTACACcaaatgtcataatataaatggttgaaattttttgtttttcaaatatcCAACCACTTATATTTTGACACATTGTATACCAGACTATGTCCCAGCaaactaaaaaatctctcccacAACTAACAATGTGCATTAACAATTTGGGTAATGCTAAGaggactaaatttgtagataaaatggaaactaaaggacatggaagttgatgattgatttattacttgaGCGTTGATAAATGTGCTCATTATTACTgctgacacatcatttagtttgcaaatttagcctccctagcattaccctaagAATTTCCGCTCTTGTGGGCCATTCTTTAGTAGCTCAATTAAAAGCGTGAAAGAGTTTCTTCAAACACCTTCCATCACCCTACATCTTAACTAATGTGTTTGGTTAATTAATAAACTAAATCAAAATGTGTTACACTATTAACTACATTGTATTTGATGCATTTTCACTGTTTTTGTTTCAATCGAATATGAATTATGCTTTCTCAGTTCATCTCAATTACGCTAACAAAAATGTACGCTAATAAGTAAATTACAAGCTGAGGCAATAGATGACCAACAATACCAAAATTTCCACAGTGCAAGTGGAAACATATTGACTTCACTTAGTCATGTTTAGTCGTGGAATTATGGGAATCGGACCTTTCAATTTGGTTCGAGATCAAATGTACTTTAAGGAAATATGCAAACTAGTCTgtcaaatttgtaaatttttctcCAAATTTTGTTGCGAGAGAGACTGGTAAATGTTGTGTTATGAGTGAAACCCCAATACCAACTTGGAAGGATGTTGGATATTCCAACAACATAAATATTAAGGCACAAATCTTGTTTTATGGGTCATGGCGTGCTATTATTTATATGGGATTAGATTGTACCGTGCTTTTTTTAAATAAGTCTTGCTTCGTGTCGGGCTTAGGGTGACTTGCCCG contains the following coding sequences:
- the LOC137735506 gene encoding digalactosyldiacylglycerol synthase 2, chloroplastic-like, whose translation is MNKKRHFAIFTTASLPWMTGTAVNPLFRAAYLAKDGERLVSLVIPWLSLKDQKLVYPNNITFSRPTEQEAYVRRWLDERIGFKSDFSILFYPAKFSLDKRSILAAGDISEVVPDENADVAILEEPEHLTWFHHGKRWKIKFRLVVGIIHTNYLEYVRRERNGRMQAFLLKYLNNWVVGIYCHKVIRLSAATQDYPKSIVCNVHGVNPKFLEIGKKKLEQQRNGVQAFTKGAYYIGKMVWSKGYKELLKLLQDHQKELTGLEVDLYGNGEDSDQVQEAAKRLELAVRVHPGCDHADLQFHDYKVFLNPSTTDVLCTTTAEALAMGKIVVCANHPSNEFFKQFPNCRTYDNADGFVKVTQQALAEEPAQLTDAQRHKLSWEAATERFLRVAELDQAFTRKPSKSNSKRFMSTSLGLWSSVEDASAYVHHVASGFETTRKIFGAIPKSLQPDEEQCKELGLAIPAGKRGSRK